The sequence tggaaggttcattgtaaaactgcagtattttttgctgtaatttaaagttgagaaataattttgaaaataaaaacatacaactcatttaaacttaaaaacaatgatattaagcgtatcacaaaaaataacgaagtaattaaaattaaattaaattaattaacacagtatttttgcgtggaactccttatcgcgtgggcggccttcggccgcgcttcaaaaaaatatccctcatcagtccaactccgactacgcaatgcacagtatttttgcgtaaaactcctttccgtgttaaaaccattgaacccaaaattaaaacgtcatatgcgtgtatgtagtaagcaggcacaataacccccatccccatcattaacactaaactcaagtacttaatttttgttttcatttgcaggcatccggcaacaccatactgttgtaattccaatcttcttcttattcgcgcttaaaattggaatgtgattgcataggcaaatgaatttgcatttaattttaatagcattttgcattaaataataataaaaatcggtaaaaacacgcgtgtgagtgtatatttggtgaattttagggaaatgttaaaaaatatagagtgtaatgtggcaaattataatgaagttcccgagggcattttgaatgtaaataattaaaaaattattatttcccgaataatttaaagttataaagagtgttccttaatacctcactaacatctccaccaagtttcattaaaaaaaacattatagtttgccagaaattccaaaatatacaTTGTTCCAAATTCCagccctaaataaaaaaaaaaattgttactaaataaaaaaaaatttctaaagaaataaaaacaaactatgagtaaatgaaaaaaaaatttactaaataaaaaaattattaaaggaaaaaattataaggaaaaagctcctcataaaaatcatttgtcgctcggaatcggcttaaaactgtaggtctaacatcaagacacacaccacaaataggaacaagagcttggccaaacacccaaaaaggctgtaagcgcaaattataattatatatatatatatatgatgtaATGTTACCaaggttttgaaaaatttggctTAATAAATTGGCGTCAGTACTTAACACACTttgttatatacagttagaaggccgaaaaaagcgaattttccagaatttttctgagaaaacttttcaatttattgatttaaaaatttgtacataaTATGTGCTATcttttaactgttttttaagacttactattagaaaaaatatttatttgtgaagGAGCTACAGATGatctcctctcaaaaaagacgttttgcggtgaccactatatctctgaactggatcttctgaaactaaaaacctaaacagatttcgttaaattaatgttaaatctaataattaatcgaaggaatatgcaaaataatttgtttgacaatatggcggtttctcaaaaacacaaatcgatttttgaataaaatttcggccttaaattgaaaataaaaaaatatatacttatcgATAAGAAAAGATCattgattaattactaaaaaatatatttaagaagctcgtgttaaaatttgagactaatagGTTTACCTGTTTTCGATtgatgttggtcaccgactttgaaaacaccattttgagaaaaacgcgtttaaagtttgaaaaacactttacaCGCACTCTGAaatgccttttcaaatttgtgtgttacttcgaaaatattcaccggaacggtattaaattttctgtatgttattttaaatatagcaaaaagtgctgttagactaccttttgaacaagagaacgacataacAAAAACCGCTACcacaaatacaatatacaatgaaatggacaacTACATGAAAAgccgagtggaagctaggtggactaatctaaccacatgcaaaacagcaaaagtcatttGTAGAGCTAACAACAAAAAGCTGACTcaattcgaacttacgttctcgcgaaaggactgcagaactatcataggtacctatgctaacaggtcataatctattggctgcacatgcgtacaagatagggactgctaacacggacaaatgcaggaaatgcagagaggatgttgaggaaacttcagaacaccttctgtgcgtttgtccggcattattaaaatgcctgggagccatATTGTtagagggtctggaggacgtctcaaaagcggatcttccagcgctgcttagattcgccaaaagcgctgacatgctacatgatgtctactttcggtattcgaagaggtcggtctccatctggtatcgctagggaccaaaatgtCTATGCGTGGTTTGTTGCCAACCAAGCTAAcctattcttaaatatatgtacactaaaaaaattaaatatttggaaattctcactatatataaccccttaaaagaaCGAAAACACAAAGTGTGTTGCCCGTGCACGAGgtctttcttaaaaaaacgaaaactaacTACATTTAGAGGCTTGATAATagtttgtgctttcacaatttaactcGCGGCACTTCCTTTTCATAGCTTAGTTTAAATCTAGCAAATCACAATGTTGTCAATTCATTTAcagatttttcacaaaaatgtaattgttcctgcttttgtttgttttgaattGGTAAAGgacctgacgtcagacttgtcaaaatcgtgaaaaataaagtaactgtttcggGAATTCGCCTTGAGGTATTACCATACTCGTTAGCGGGGAATCGTGGTCGATTctagataagtaggagtttaacctattACAATAGCCAGAACATAATTGGGTCAAAGTTGCACGGATCTCGGGTGACAGCTCAACGCCGATAACAGCATTCGGTGGTCTTGAGTTTAAGAATGTGCTGAGAGTTTCCCGATGGATGATGTTTAATGCCTGTCTATATACTTCAGTAGCATCCCAATAGAAATTGCTTGGTAGTGTTTGGTAGTTTCTACAAAATTGGCAGAAGACTGGTtggctttcgcctactcttcctcttcacaaacaagtaattcccctccgttttgtttgtttattcataaCGCTTGACGACACAGTAAACTCGGGCTGTTGGGAAGAAAATAAAACGTTGAAAAAGTTATTCTTGACTAAgcatataaaataattctaaGCGCAAGAACATATTAAATATGGTAAAGCATTTCGCAATCGAGAAATTTTGATATTCGTTTTTAACACTCTTTGGTTAGTGATATTTGTGGGCCCAGTCAAATGCGCACGAATAATGCTGGATCTACTTTAGTAATAGAGGTCTTTATTTAGAGTAATAGATTGCCACTTGTTATGACTACCAAGCTATGAACTATTGCCTGCTGAGACTAGGGTTACggtataaattttttgtgcttTCGGTACGAGAGTTTATTGTCGTGACGACGAACGAGGAGAACTACAACGAATGCGAAGACGCTGCTAAGAATTTTTGTGGTTTCTGTTTCCTTTTTTATTCGGTGTAAAGTGAACGCAaatccaaaattaatttttgtttttttattatttttgcgctGTAATATTCGTGCTTATCTTCATTAAAAGCCAAAATGGCTTATGAAAATTGAACTTCTGGAGAGAGAGCGTAATGTCGTGAGGAAAGTGAAAACAAAGAAGTTGAAACTTCTGCGTGTTTTGTGCGCGAGAGCCTGCTCTGTGTAGTTAGCTAGCACGGTCAGCCAATCAGCCAGACAGCagtcagaaaaattaaaattgacggAAAAACTAAACTAGAGCAAAAATCTAAAGAAAACCGTCTGGTTGGGATCCAAGCAACGGAGTATATTAAATACTTTGAAATTCTATGGGAGTTGGATTTCGAGTGACATTTAAATAggtaaataattccaaaaagcGATTTATacttattggtttttttttctttttggaaaattttcgttCTTGATGGTTTGACTTTTCTTGCATTTTCTGAACTTTGCTGTTGACGCTGGCTTGTAATTTTTTCCAGTTATGCTTCAACAAACCATCGGTTTATCTCGCTTACACCAACGCAGCTGGAGTGATTATTCCCTGCAAAAAGTGATTATTCCCTTTGTCTTCACGAGTACACATATTGGCAGTGCTTATTGAAGAAGTAGATCGAACGAATGCCATCGGTAAAATTGGTGTGTTCGGTATAAAGTGATTGAGAGAACAATTAATTGAAGggttacatatgcatataaaagtaaaaactctTCATATAGTGACCGTATTGAAACTTGGTTGAAATTCTACAGCCGTTCCGTGAAAAATATCTATTCAATATGTTGGTTGTGTGAATGAAGTTAATGACAAAAAAGCATGCGATAGCAATGGTGGCGATGGTCGGCTTCGACAGCTGATGCGAAGTCGCGGCAGCGCTGCCCAAGTATCAACACACTACTGCTCTTTGGTATAATTGTCATTTCGCTCACACCTGCAGCTGAATACGTGCGTACAAGTTTGGCCCTTTTTGTCGTGCGCTGCCACTAAAGTAGTTGCCGTTGTATTCTGTGTGGCAAGATCAAAACAGGCCTGTTAATGTTCATTGCTTGTAGTTATGatagaaaaaaacaattcaaattgAAAGTAAACTTCATTATATTAATTCTGACATGCTTGTCAGTGTGCATCGAATCCACAATTTCGATTAATTAATGCCAAAACGTTGCGCTGTTCATAACGCGAAAGCAAATTTTGTCTGCAATTTAACACGGAGTTGACAAGTACGGCAACCCTACCAATCACTttgattttcaatgaaaattattgtaattcgGAAAAATCAATTGAATTTCCACTCAAAAAAGGCATTTGGCAATAGAACTGTGAGAAATAAGAGCAAAGCGTATTATACAGGCTTATTTATTAAAGGTAACTGATGTGCTTTGTTTGGGTTATTGTATTATATCAGGGTCATTGATAACTCAATGATTGCCATTTATTTTGATATACATTTGACGTGAGGCATTAATgacactaattttttttttgctgatttttctttattttacagtGACTGTTAACTGTTAAGCAGGTGCGGTGGCATCGGCGGCAGTGACAGCAAGAGACAACATAATGGTTGTTGGTTCGAATCATCAGCGGCGTGGTGGTGGTGATACAAGTAGTAATAATAACAGATACGCAAATTCCTCGACCACCACTGTTTCGTCCTCCACCTCCAATAATACGTCCGGTTACCATCATTCCTCACACAACGGCACAGCTCATACCATCTCTGGTAAATCACATTCGATGTCTTCACATGGCAGTGGTGGTGGTAGTAGCAGTTCTAATGGTCATTCCCATCATCATAACGGATTTACTAATGGCTATCATTTAGGAAATGCTATAGGCGGTACAAATGGTACCGCCAGTAATAGTGTTAGTCGAATTTCCCAGTCGACGGGAATGACGCCTAAAGAACTATCTGAGAACGATGATCTTGCAACGTCATTAATATTGGATCCACATTTGGGGTTTCAATCTCACAAAATGAACATACGCTACCGCCCGCTCAAAGTGGATAGTGCACAGTTAAGGGAAGTGGTTGATGACTTTATTGCAACACAAAATTACGATGTGGCGGTGAAAAAAATCTTCAACGGCCCATGGATTCCGCGTAGTATCAAGAGTAAAAACAAGATAGCCTTTAAGCGGCTGCATGATCATGTAAGTTCGATtactaaagtaaaaaaagtaaaaaaacaaatcagctgtttacTGTTATCACCTTTAATTTCACCTTGTACTAAACTAAACCGGTtgagaaatttatatttaacgttatttacataattttgattttggaaGTTCTTATTccccaaaatcattaaattttttaagttgctTATGTATTAAGTGCAAATAGAATATTTTTaactctatatttttttaatatatttatagatAATTCGATATCTGCGTGTGTTCGACAAGGACAGTGGCTTTTTAATTGAGGCTTGCTATCGTTACTCGCTCGAGGGTCAAAAGGGGGCCAAGATCAGTTCAACAAAGCGTTGGTCAAAGAATGATAAAATTGAATGCTTAGTGGGCTGCATAGCGGAGCTCTCCGAAGCTGAGGAAGCGGCTCTTTTGCACACGGGCAAAAATGATTTCTCTGTAATGTACAGCTGTCGAAAAAACTGTGCCCAATTGTGGCTCGGGCCCGCCGCCTACATAAATCACGACTGTCGTGCGAATTGCAAATTTGTTGCTACTGGTCGTGACACTGCCTGTGTTAAAGTTTTGCGAGACATCGAGGTGGGCGAGGAAATCACCTGTTTTTATGGCGAGGACTTCTTTGGCGACGGTAATTGCTACTGTGAATGTGAAACTTGTGAACGCCGTGGTACTGGCGCATTTGCAGGCAAAGTTATAAACACAAATGGTAGCAATGATgctagtgccttggcgatgggTTTGAATGGCAGTTGTGTTATTGGCATGAACTCGCGCGATCCATCTACCAGTGGTGGATACCGTTTACGCGAAACTGACAATCGCATTAATCGGATTAAAAGTCGCGCGAATTCTACTAATTCGACCCATGTGGACAATAGCGCTTGTACGAGCACACTTTCATCATTGACTGAGCACTCAGTCGGTGCTCAAATCAAGAAGGACGAAAGTGACGCATTAGGCGTTGATAGCGTTAATATAGAAAGCATGAAAAAGCAGCAGCCCACTGTTGTCGTGACACCGCTAACAATGAAGGAACTACGCCAAAAGGGTATGACAAAATACGATGCAGAAATGATCATGGCAAATACCTATCAACGTCATCATCACCACCATCACACACATCATCGTGGGCTACAGCAAGATGATAATGGGAAACAGATGACGGATACAAGTGCAGCAAACAAAGCAGCTGAGAGTGGCTTCAATGTGGGCAGAGAGTCACTACGGAAATCAGCACGTGTCAACAGCACCAGCAGCACAATTTCTTCTGGTTCTGCCGATGAGCTCCCGGTTAGCGCCATAACTTCGTACCGGAATAGCAGTGGTGGTGGCACCGCTACGAAAGCACAAACAATGAGCGCTGCCGCGGAGCCAAAGTCAAGTGCTGCTACAAGCGTGTCGCGGCGGCCAAGCAGAAGAGTAACTGGCAATGGTGTACAGAAAATTAATGCAGGTAGCAAAACAAGCGGCTACGTGACTCGCAGCAGAGGCAGGAAAACACGCGCTGCCACAGTGGCGCGCCTACACGATGCTGATGAAGTCGATCAAAGGGACGCAACTGAGTTAAATGCAATGGACGAAGAGTTGGACAACGAGATAGAGCAGCATCAATGCCATGGTGATGCCACAGAAGATACGCACGCTAAGTCGCGGCGCGAGGAGGAGCAAGAAATGCTCGCAACAGCTGTAACAAAAGGTAACGAACGTCATCGACATGACAAAACAACGCGCACGCGCAATGGACTGACACTCTTCAACGAGTCTTTGAGTAATAACAGCAGCGGTGGACGCGTACTACGCAATCATCATCACCAGCCGCCAACTACTCATAATAACGAAATAGTCGAATCAGACGCCGGTACCGATGCGAAACCAACTGCCACTGATGCCCAAACGAAtcgtaataattataaaaaaaatattaataatggtAGTTTAAGTAGTTACTGTAGTAATAATAGTAGTGGAAATGAAGCAAATCAGTTTGTGGGGGGAATCGGCAG comes from Anastrepha ludens isolate Willacy chromosome 3, idAnaLude1.1, whole genome shotgun sequence and encodes:
- the LOC128857046 gene encoding histone-lysine N-methyltransferase Suv4-20 is translated as MVVGSNHQRRGGGDTSSNNNRYANSSTTTVSSSTSNNTSGYHHSSHNGTAHTISGKSHSMSSHGSGGGSSSSNGHSHHHNGFTNGYHLGNAIGGTNGTASNSVSRISQSTGMTPKELSENDDLATSLILDPHLGFQSHKMNIRYRPLKVDSAQLREVVDDFIATQNYDVAVKKIFNGPWIPRSIKSKNKIAFKRLHDHIIRYLRVFDKDSGFLIEACYRYSLEGQKGAKISSTKRWSKNDKIECLVGCIAELSEAEEAALLHTGKNDFSVMYSCRKNCAQLWLGPAAYINHDCRANCKFVATGRDTACVKVLRDIEVGEEITCFYGEDFFGDGNCYCECETCERRGTGAFAGKVINTNGSNDASALAMGLNGSCVIGMNSRDPSTSGGYRLRETDNRINRIKSRANSTNSTHVDNSACTSTLSSLTEHSVGAQIKKDESDALGVDSVNIESMKKQQPTVVVTPLTMKELRQKGMTKYDAEMIMANTYQRHHHHHHTHHRGLQQDDNGKQMTDTSAANKAAESGFNVGRESLRKSARVNSTSSTISSGSADELPVSAITSYRNSSGGGTATKAQTMSAAAEPKSSAATSVSRRPSRRVTGNGVQKINAGSKTSGYVTRSRGRKTRAATVARLHDADEVDQRDATELNAMDEELDNEIEQHQCHGDATEDTHAKSRREEEQEMLATAVTKGNERHRHDKTTRTRNGLTLFNESLSNNSSGGRVLRNHHHQPPTTHNNEIVESDAGTDAKPTATDAQTNRNNYKKNINNGSLSSYCSNNSSGNEANQFVGGIGRRMSVSVSGHYATTAAMQEHANLHTNAAVSDDSESVDVSSTASVHNRNSISPSFRKNLIGSFEEASLGSTYTQPPAESFHPRDCAQAHIQRSTRRNQLRVGSISDAVTKQTSAEELRKRQYDKNSFNGTCEPDKSVGAKNETIERDCAPAIAATAIDTLLKTPERRLKLTLRMKRSPILDEVIESGTSLSDESSSFNGSFSRASSHSTEPVEYEILRMEGISEHGGEYDSIPLKRKKRHKAKEHHHHHRHRSRHRQHQRYNAEDATFNNTEVALTPPGAPAAQSSPQAVQPASTTEAGGGCGVHTPQTKRLRLIFGKETHTIDIPALSANATFNTSGSSTECDNGNDATVLSESVASNSTHTTRSTAETTSANASVNSSISTRANASLLANASLSTSSTAPTEAAISPQSNTNSNSSACSSTNSTFASACSTEYATTSMPMHANQDRQEQNASTPSPFTSAAALTAPTTAITPATMTSNTVVAPPLLQHTPFTLLQQQLQISATSTVAAHHNFSAYLQHPLSGATSSIAGIPKTAAASVPAGVSGNSSGNGNGCGNVMNGVTATPTLFLSQASVPKHTFGSCALLPPPTFTRNLNVGAHALSLGGNSTATNNAVPTVSLRALNAQTTKSTTFPVGTTTSMSSVGPMGGVVGGGVTVLAKKATDLLMN